The window CAGGACGGCTTGGCCGGTCGCGGTTCTGCTCGGCAGCGTCATGGGCGCCGCCGTGCTCGCCACCGACGGCCCGGATGCACGGAATACGACGGCGCTCCGCAAGAGCCTGTTCGCCGCCGAGGCCCAGGCAGCCGACCTTTCCGCGAGCTTCGACATCCCGGTCGTCCGCAACGCCTCCGTGCTGCGCTTCGTGGGCATCTTCACGGGGAGCCAGCAGGACGAGATGGCCCTCTACCTCAAGCGCTCCGGCCGCTACGAGGAGATGATCCGCGCCAAGCTGCGCGCGCGCGACATGCCCGAGGACCTGCTGTACCTCTCCATGATCGAAAGCGGGTTCAACACCAACGCCAAGTCGCGGGTGAGCGCGGTGGGGCTGTGGCAGTTCATGGCCCCCACGGCGCGCGACTACGGCCTGCGCGTGGACTCGTACGTCGATGAGCGGCGTGATCCGGAGCGCTCCACCGACGCCGCGCTGCGCTACCTGACGGACCTGCACAAGCAGTTCGGGGCCTGGTACCTGGCCGCCGCGGCGTACAACACCGGGCAGGGCCGCGTGGAGCGGGTGATGAAAAAGGTGACCGGACGCGGGACGGGGAAGGACGGCGACTTCTGGCGCATCCGCCACGCCCTGCCGCGCGAGACGCGCGAGTACGTGCCGCAGATGGTTGCCGCCGCGCTGGTGGCCAAGGAGCCGCACAAGCACGGGCTTGGCAACGTGGAGCGCTGGCTGCCGCTGCGTGTGGACTCGCTGGACGTGCCGGGCGGGGTGGAGCTGGAGACGGTCGCCGCCGCGATCGGGTCGACGGAGAAGGAGCTTGCGCGCCTGAACCCGCACCTGGTCCGCAAGATGACGCCTCCCGGGAAGAATACGTTCCCGGTCCGCGTCCCCCGCGGACGCGCCTCGCTCTTCGCCGCCCAGTTCGAGCGGGTGAAGGCCGAGGCGGAAGCCCGCGAGGTGGTGCGCCTGGCCGAAGCGAAGGCAGCCGAGACGCGCCGCGCCGAGATCCGCCGGGCCGAGGCCAAGCGCGCCGAGACGCGCCGCGCCAGCCGCCCCCGGACGGCCAGCCGGGCCCGCACCCACACGGTGCGCCGCGGCGAGAGCCTGTGGACCGTCGCCCGCCGCAACGACATGACGGTGGCGCAGCTCCGCCGGGCCAACGGGATGCGAAACACCACCCGCCTGCAGCCGGGCCAGAAGCTGGTAATTCCGCGCGCTCGCTGAGCCGCCGGGCAGTGCAGAACAGACGAAGGCCGCCGCTTCCATCACGGGAGCGGCGGCCTTCGCCGTTTGCTGGACCGGGCCGTGCACGTACATTCCCGCCATGGACCCTGCCACCCTCCAGCCGC of the Longimicrobium sp. genome contains:
- a CDS encoding transglycosylase SLT domain-containing protein, with product MEFRTAWPVAVLLGSVMGAAVLATDGPDARNTTALRKSLFAAEAQAADLSASFDIPVVRNASVLRFVGIFTGSQQDEMALYLKRSGRYEEMIRAKLRARDMPEDLLYLSMIESGFNTNAKSRVSAVGLWQFMAPTARDYGLRVDSYVDERRDPERSTDAALRYLTDLHKQFGAWYLAAAAYNTGQGRVERVMKKVTGRGTGKDGDFWRIRHALPRETREYVPQMVAAALVAKEPHKHGLGNVERWLPLRVDSLDVPGGVELETVAAAIGSTEKELARLNPHLVRKMTPPGKNTFPVRVPRGRASLFAAQFERVKAEAEAREVVRLAEAKAAETRRAEIRRAEAKRAETRRASRPRTASRARTHTVRRGESLWTVARRNDMTVAQLRRANGMRNTTRLQPGQKLVIPRAR